One Pseudomonas rhizophila DNA window includes the following coding sequences:
- a CDS encoding FecR domain-containing protein has protein sequence MSTPSSKPVSTGVLDAAIAWQLSLDSGGGSAQEREAFAQWHAADEEHARAWRQLGMLDQRFSVANGPGRAALLQSRANIRRRVRKLGSSLASIVAVIGLALFAGDRYLPLDYWLADQRTATGEQRVLRLADGTLINLNTHSALDVRFDDKQRRIVLQEGEILVETGHNDPRPFIVETREGNMRALGTRFLVKREAEGTRLSVLKSAVAAHPQATDEEQILREGQQVLMRRDGLGPTMALNPGADAWTRGMLVVDNARLEDLVHELGRYRRGYLGVEPQVADLRITGSFPLHDTDLALSALLPTLPVQVEHHTRWWVMVGPRAETKP, from the coding sequence ATGAGCACGCCTTCTTCCAAACCCGTCTCGACCGGGGTTCTGGATGCGGCCATTGCCTGGCAACTGTCCCTGGACTCAGGCGGCGGTAGTGCCCAGGAGCGGGAAGCGTTCGCCCAATGGCATGCCGCCGACGAAGAACACGCCCGGGCCTGGCGGCAACTGGGCATGCTTGACCAACGCTTCAGTGTCGCCAACGGCCCTGGGCGAGCCGCGTTGTTGCAATCCAGAGCAAACATCCGTCGCCGGGTGCGCAAGCTCGGTAGCAGCCTGGCCAGCATTGTTGCAGTGATCGGCCTGGCGTTGTTTGCCGGAGATCGTTACTTGCCGCTGGATTACTGGCTGGCCGACCAGCGCACCGCCACCGGCGAACAACGCGTCCTGCGCTTGGCCGACGGCACGCTGATCAACCTCAACACCCACAGTGCGCTGGACGTGCGTTTCGATGACAAGCAGCGCCGCATTGTCCTGCAAGAAGGCGAGATCCTGGTGGAAACCGGCCACAACGACCCGCGTCCGTTTATCGTTGAAACCCGCGAAGGCAACATGCGCGCCCTGGGCACCCGGTTTTTGGTCAAGCGAGAAGCAGAAGGCACGCGCCTGAGCGTGTTGAAGTCGGCAGTGGCGGCGCATCCGCAGGCCACCGACGAAGAGCAGATCCTGCGCGAAGGCCAGCAGGTGTTGATGCGTCGCGACGGCCTCGGGCCGACGATGGCCCTGAATCCGGGTGCCGATGCCTGGACCCGCGGCATGCTGGTGGTGGACAACGCCCGCCTCGAAGACCTGGTCCATGAGCTGGGACGCTATCGTCGCGGCTACCTGGGTGTCGAGCCACAGGTGGCAGACCTGCGCATCACTGGCAGCTTCCCGCTGCACGACACCGATCTGGCACTCAGCGCCCTGCTCCCGACCTTGCCGGTACAGGTCGAGCATCACACGCGCTGGTGGGTGATGGTGGGGCCGAGGGCCGAGACCAAGCCTTGA
- a CDS encoding PepSY-associated TM helix domain-containing protein, with the protein MKSKTIRRWSFVHTWTSLICTVFLLMLAITGLPLIFHHEIEHLLGDAPELREMPADTPPLDLAQLVEKAKAHRPGEVVQYFGWDEDDPNGVITIMAPTPGTEPNSSHTFMLDARTGEALEMPSANGGFMMVMLRLHVDMFAGLPGKLLLAFMGLLFVIAIVSGVVLYLPFMRRLKFATVRQDKSTRLRWLDLHNLIGVVTLVWALTVGVTGVIAACADLIIAAWRNDSLSAMVEPYRDAPPLTQLAPATRLLDIAKEVAPGMVPSFIAFPGTLFSSEHHYSVFMKGDTHLTSHLLTPVLIDASTLDVTAVAERPWYMDMMSLSLPLHFGDYGGRPMQIFWATLDVLTIIVLGSGVYLWLVRRKAAKRAAVAAQVVS; encoded by the coding sequence ATGAAAAGCAAAACCATCCGTCGCTGGTCCTTCGTCCACACCTGGACCAGCCTGATCTGCACGGTATTTCTGCTGATGCTGGCAATCACCGGGCTGCCGTTGATTTTTCATCACGAAATCGAGCATCTGCTGGGCGACGCCCCCGAGCTTCGCGAAATGCCGGCCGACACACCGCCATTGGACCTTGCGCAACTGGTGGAAAAAGCCAAGGCCCATCGCCCCGGTGAGGTGGTCCAGTATTTTGGCTGGGACGAGGATGATCCCAACGGTGTCATCACCATCATGGCGCCGACGCCGGGCACCGAACCCAATTCCTCCCACACGTTCATGCTCGATGCCCGCACCGGCGAGGCCCTGGAAATGCCCTCGGCCAACGGCGGTTTCATGATGGTGATGCTGCGCCTGCATGTGGACATGTTCGCCGGCTTGCCAGGCAAGTTGCTGTTGGCGTTCATGGGCCTGTTGTTCGTGATCGCCATCGTTTCCGGTGTGGTGTTGTACCTGCCGTTCATGCGCCGCCTGAAATTCGCCACGGTGCGCCAGGATAAATCCACGCGCCTGCGCTGGCTCGATTTGCACAACCTGATCGGCGTGGTCACGCTGGTCTGGGCGCTGACGGTGGGCGTGACCGGCGTCATCGCGGCGTGCGCCGACCTGATCATCGCCGCCTGGCGCAATGACAGCCTCAGCGCCATGGTCGAGCCCTATCGCGACGCCCCGCCGCTGACGCAACTGGCCCCAGCGACCCGCTTGCTGGACATCGCCAAAGAGGTTGCGCCGGGCATGGTACCCAGCTTCATCGCCTTCCCCGGTACGCTGTTTTCCAGCGAACACCACTACAGCGTGTTCATGAAAGGTGACACCCACCTGACCTCCCATCTGCTGACACCCGTATTGATCGACGCCAGCACCCTGGACGTCACCGCCGTGGCTGAACGGCCGTGGTACATGGATATGATGAGCCTGTCCCTGCCGCTGCACTTCGGCGACTACGGCGGTCGGCCGATGCAGATTTTCTGGGCGACCCTGGACGTGCTGACCATCATCGTCCTCGGCAGCGGCGTCTACCTGTGGCTCGTGCGGCGAAAAGCGGCCAAGCGCGCAGCGGTCGCAGCGCAGGTGGTCTCGTGA
- the creD gene encoding cell envelope integrity protein CreD: MNRSLAVKLGMIALLILLLMIPLLMINGLIDERQELRDGVLQDIARSSSHSQQLIGPMIVVPFRKDVRVWNTNEKTGARFLETVEQSGELYFLPEQLDVDGQIRTETRARGIYEARLFHADNRIDGHFKVPERFGVATKDFADYRFDEPYLSVGISDIRGIENALTLKLNQQTVDFLPGSRIGWLGQGVHVPLPMVTAQGSTELTFGFDLRLQGTGQLQILPVGKSTQVHLSADWPHPSFIGNYLPTQRDINEQGFSADWQTSFFSTNLLETLQACEPSDGCEAFRSRAFGVSFIDPVDQYLKSDRAIKYALLFIALTFAGFFLFEVLKSLAVHPVQYALVGVALAFFYLLLLSLSEHIGFALAYLLSASACVLLIGFYVCHVLRSVSHGLGFSAGLAGLYGLLYGLLSAEDYALLMGSLLLFGLLGVFMVLTRKLDWYRVGAKPTAAMTFDLGEVK; this comes from the coding sequence ATGAACCGCAGCCTCGCCGTAAAACTGGGCATGATTGCCCTATTGATCCTCCTGCTGATGATCCCGTTGTTGATGATCAACGGCCTCATCGACGAGCGTCAGGAACTGCGCGACGGTGTACTGCAGGACATCGCCCGCAGTTCCAGTCACAGCCAGCAACTCATCGGGCCGATGATCGTGGTGCCGTTTCGCAAGGATGTGCGGGTCTGGAATACCAACGAGAAGACCGGCGCGCGGTTCCTGGAAACCGTCGAGCAAAGCGGTGAGTTATATTTTCTGCCGGAGCAATTGGACGTCGACGGCCAGATCCGCACAGAAACCCGTGCACGCGGGATCTACGAGGCGCGGTTGTTTCATGCCGACAACCGGATCGACGGCCACTTCAAGGTGCCTGAGCGTTTCGGCGTGGCCACCAAGGATTTTGCCGACTACCGCTTTGACGAGCCCTATCTGAGCGTGGGCATCAGCGACATCCGCGGTATCGAGAATGCACTGACCCTGAAGCTCAACCAGCAGACCGTCGATTTCCTGCCCGGCTCGCGGATCGGCTGGCTGGGGCAGGGCGTGCATGTGCCGCTGCCAATGGTCACGGCCCAGGGCAGCACTGAGCTGACCTTCGGTTTCGACCTGCGGCTGCAAGGCACCGGTCAGTTACAGATTCTGCCGGTAGGTAAGTCCACCCAAGTGCACCTGTCGGCCGACTGGCCGCACCCCAGCTTTATCGGCAACTACCTGCCGACCCAGCGCGACATCAATGAGCAGGGCTTCAGTGCCGACTGGCAGACCTCGTTTTTCTCTACCAACCTGCTGGAAACCTTGCAAGCCTGCGAGCCAAGCGATGGCTGTGAAGCGTTTCGCAGCCGTGCCTTTGGTGTGAGTTTCATCGACCCGGTGGACCAATACCTCAAGAGCGACCGGGCGATCAAATATGCACTGCTGTTCATAGCGTTGACGTTTGCCGGGTTCTTTCTCTTCGAAGTGCTCAAGAGCCTGGCGGTGCATCCGGTCCAGTACGCCTTGGTGGGCGTGGCGCTGGCGTTCTTTTACCTGTTGCTGCTGTCCCTGTCGGAACACATCGGTTTTGCCCTGGCGTATTTGCTGTCAGCCAGCGCCTGTGTGCTGCTGATCGGGTTCTATGTCTGTCATGTGTTGCGCAGCGTGAGCCACGGCCTGGGGTTTTCGGCGGGGTTGGCGGGCTTGTACGGTTTGCTCTATGGATTGTTGAGTGCCGAGGACTACGCCTTGCTGATGGGCTCGCTGTTGCTGTTCGGTCTGCTCGGTGTGTTCATGGTATTGACCCGTAAGCTGGACTGGTACCGGGTGGGAGCGAAGCCGACGGCTGCGATGACGTTCGATCTGGGAGAGGTGAAATGA
- a CDS encoding PolC-type DNA polymerase III, with translation MSIFSWLRPVQPMLPEDVQQRLERLPAPAPLGECSLREQRWVVLDLETTGLNLNKDQVLSIGAVVIEDGAIDFSQQFERTLQCDKQKLGPSVLIHGLAPSEIAAGSDPAEALLAFMEFVGDSPLLAFHAPFDSHMLGRALKDYLGYRLQHSFLDVADLAPMLCPQAHLRKAGLDDWIDWCKLQVFDRHNASADALATAELALILFSRARQQQIHSPLELQQHLSQWKRRQRAPSL, from the coding sequence GTGAGCATTTTTTCCTGGTTACGCCCGGTCCAACCGATGTTGCCTGAAGACGTGCAACAGCGCCTGGAGCGCCTGCCGGCCCCCGCGCCCCTGGGTGAATGCAGCCTGAGGGAGCAACGCTGGGTGGTGCTGGATCTGGAAACCACGGGGTTGAACCTGAACAAGGATCAGGTGCTGTCCATCGGTGCGGTGGTCATAGAGGACGGCGCCATCGACTTCAGCCAACAGTTCGAACGCACCTTGCAGTGCGACAAGCAGAAGCTGGGACCCAGCGTATTGATCCATGGCCTGGCGCCGAGTGAAATTGCCGCCGGCAGCGACCCCGCCGAGGCGCTGCTGGCGTTCATGGAATTCGTCGGCGACAGCCCTCTGCTGGCATTTCATGCGCCGTTCGACTCCCACATGCTGGGGCGAGCACTGAAGGATTACCTCGGTTATCGCTTGCAGCATTCGTTTCTGGATGTCGCTGACCTGGCGCCGATGCTCTGCCCTCAAGCGCACCTGCGCAAGGCCGGCCTGGACGACTGGATCGACTGGTGCAAATTGCAAGTCTTCGACCGTCATAACGCCAGCGCCGACGCCCTGGCCACCGCCGAATTGGCGCTCATTCTGTTCAGCCGTGCCCGTCAGCAGCAGATCCATAGCCCGCTTGAGCTGCAACAGCACCTGAGCCAATGGAAGCGACGGCAACGGGCGCCTTCGCTTTAG
- a CDS encoding TonB-dependent siderophore receptor has product MSRPLDTLLRPSLLAVAIAFAAPLVSGPLLAAEQASSVRTYNLPAAPLASTLNQIASQAGLALSLTPSLASGKTSAPVQGQFDAIGALREALRGTGLQLQQSSAGTYSLVAVPEGVMALPETSVIGAGLSETAWGPTDGYVATRTAAGTKTDTPIVELPRSVSVVTRQQMEDRSVLNLNDALRYTAGVQSSGYGSDSRNDWLLVRGFVPTQFLDGLPLPKGNYVTPKIEPWNLERIAVLRGPASSIYGQTPPGGMLDMVSRRPQAQSSHEVELQAGSYEHKQINFDSTGKVDDEGQFLYRVSGTVRDSNAQVDHIPDKRYNIAPSLTWNINDDTRLTFLSQYTRDDTGITGQFLPLQGTKLSSPAGKISHHKNLGDPDWEFYDRTYYALGYAFEHRLNDTWQFRQNLRYTKSDLEFQGVTAGGQIWPAGPDEAVSADGTVQRTAGIVDEDVSQFAVDNNFQADFQTAALSHTLLLGLDHQRSNSNSRWLWGSTGVPASNIHNPTYGQDFSNVQYFTMYDYNQKTQQTGLYIQDQIALDNWRLTLGGREDWIHTGTEFHNQAGATNTQRDKKFSGNAALSYVFDNGVTPYISFAQSFQAAAGTNVNSTDAFKPTEGEQYEAGIKYQPPGTKTLLTAAVFDLTQKNNSVTENNVTRQVGEVQVRGLELEASGDVTDNLKLIGSYTYNDSEITKGTTAEKGKRMAQVPRNQATAWADYTWHNGPLDGFGVGAGVRYVGDTYGNTTNTDWGHVGSYTVYDASAHYDLGRLDNSFKGVSVAVDAKNVFNKDYLSTCDGFYCYYGDQRSVVASVNYKW; this is encoded by the coding sequence ATGTCCCGCCCGCTAGACACCCTGTTGCGCCCCAGTCTGTTGGCCGTTGCCATCGCTTTTGCCGCCCCGTTGGTCAGCGGCCCGTTGCTGGCCGCCGAACAAGCCTCGAGCGTGCGCACCTACAACCTGCCCGCCGCACCATTGGCCAGCACCCTGAACCAGATCGCCAGTCAGGCCGGGCTCGCCCTGAGTCTGACCCCGTCCCTGGCCTCGGGCAAAACCTCGGCACCGGTCCAGGGCCAGTTCGATGCCATTGGCGCATTACGTGAGGCGTTGCGCGGCACCGGCCTTCAACTGCAACAAAGCAGCGCCGGCACCTACAGCCTGGTGGCCGTGCCCGAAGGCGTCATGGCTTTGCCGGAAACCAGCGTGATCGGCGCCGGCCTCAGCGAGACCGCGTGGGGTCCGACCGATGGCTATGTCGCCACTCGCACGGCAGCCGGCACCAAGACCGATACGCCGATTGTCGAACTGCCGCGCTCGGTTTCCGTGGTCACACGCCAGCAGATGGAAGATCGCTCGGTCCTCAACCTCAATGACGCCCTGCGCTACACCGCTGGCGTGCAGAGCAGCGGCTACGGCTCGGACTCACGCAACGACTGGCTGCTGGTGCGCGGTTTTGTACCGACGCAGTTCCTCGATGGTCTGCCGCTGCCCAAGGGCAACTACGTCACGCCGAAAATCGAGCCCTGGAACCTCGAACGCATCGCCGTGCTGCGTGGTCCGGCGTCTTCGATCTACGGCCAGACGCCACCCGGCGGCATGCTGGACATGGTCAGCCGTCGCCCGCAAGCTCAAAGCAGCCACGAGGTCGAACTGCAAGCCGGCAGCTACGAACACAAGCAGATCAACTTCGACAGCACCGGCAAGGTCGATGACGAAGGCCAGTTCCTGTATCGGGTCAGCGGCACGGTGCGCGACAGCAACGCCCAGGTCGATCACATCCCGGACAAACGCTACAACATCGCCCCCAGCCTGACCTGGAACATCAACGACGACACCCGTCTGACCTTCCTGTCTCAGTACACCCGCGACGACACCGGCATCACCGGGCAATTCCTGCCGCTGCAAGGCACCAAGCTGTCGTCGCCGGCCGGCAAGATTTCCCACCACAAAAACCTGGGTGACCCGGACTGGGAATTCTACGACCGCACCTACTACGCCCTCGGCTATGCGTTTGAACATCGTCTGAACGACACTTGGCAGTTCCGCCAGAACCTGCGCTATACCAAGAGCGACCTGGAGTTTCAGGGTGTCACTGCGGGCGGGCAGATCTGGCCGGCCGGCCCCGACGAAGCGGTCAGCGCCGACGGAACCGTGCAGCGAACAGCGGGTATCGTCGATGAAGACGTCAGCCAGTTCGCCGTGGACAACAACTTCCAGGCCGACTTCCAAACCGCAGCCCTGAGCCACACCTTGTTGCTGGGCCTGGATCACCAGCGCTCCAACAGCAACTCGCGCTGGCTGTGGGGCTCGACCGGCGTACCGGCCAGCAATATCCACAACCCGACCTACGGACAGGATTTCTCCAACGTCCAGTACTTCACCATGTACGACTACAACCAGAAGACCCAGCAAACCGGTCTCTACATCCAGGACCAGATCGCCCTGGACAACTGGCGTCTGACCCTGGGTGGTCGTGAAGACTGGATCCACACCGGCACCGAGTTCCACAACCAGGCCGGCGCGACCAACACCCAGCGCGACAAGAAATTCAGCGGCAACGCGGCGCTGAGCTACGTCTTCGACAATGGCGTGACGCCGTACATTTCTTTCGCCCAGTCCTTCCAGGCAGCGGCCGGAACCAACGTCAACAGCACCGATGCATTCAAGCCGACCGAAGGCGAACAGTACGAAGCGGGCATCAAGTACCAGCCACCCGGCACCAAAACCCTGCTGACGGCGGCGGTGTTCGACCTGACCCAGAAAAACAACTCTGTCACCGAAAACAACGTCACCCGCCAAGTGGGTGAAGTACAGGTACGTGGCCTGGAGTTGGAGGCCTCGGGCGACGTGACCGACAACCTGAAGCTCATCGGCTCCTACACCTACAACGACAGTGAAATCACCAAAGGCACGACGGCGGAAAAAGGCAAGCGCATGGCCCAGGTGCCGCGTAACCAAGCCACCGCCTGGGCGGACTACACCTGGCACAACGGCCCGCTGGACGGCTTTGGTGTCGGTGCGGGTGTGCGTTACGTCGGCGACACCTATGGCAACACCACCAACACCGACTGGGGCCATGTCGGCTCCTATACCGTGTATGACGCCTCGGCCCATTACGACCTGGGTCGCCTGGACAACTCGTTCAAAGGGGTATCGGTGGCGGTGGATGCAAAAAACGTCTTCAACAAGGACTACCTGTCCACGTGTGACGGTTTCTACTGCTACTACGGCGATCAACGCAGCGTCGTCGCCAGCGTGAATTACAAATGGTAA
- a CDS encoding putative nucleotidyltransferase substrate binding domain-containing protein, translating to MKKTDAFTQAGKTAVLQNIQGTLQFLQRFPPFNQMENAHLAYLVEQCLLRFYAPGDTIIKPADGTVEHFYIVKQGRVVGERPHSAKGGTETTFEITTGECFPLAALLGERATRTEHRAGEDTFCLQLNKQAFIKLFALSSPFRDFALRGVSSLLDQFNQQVQQKSAQTLGTQYSLNTRLGELAMRHPVSCNPDMPLREAVKLMHEQQVGSIVVVNEQKAPVGIFTLRDLRHVVADGSGDFSEAIAAHMTPTPFYLSPDHSAFDAAIAMTERHIAHVCLVKDHRLCGVVSERDLFSLQRVDLVHLARTISSAPKVETLVALRGEIGQLVERMLAHGASSTQITQIITLLNDHTVCRVIELTLADKGDPGVPFSWLCFGSEGRREQTLHTDQDNGILFEARDAAHAAQIRGLLLPIAQQINQSLALCGFTLCKGNIMAGNPELCLSRAEWARRFAAFIREATPENLLSSSIYFDLRVVWGDEQGCEQLRQQVLEQVADNRLFQRMMAENALRHRPPVGRFRDFVLSRKNGEKATLDLKVQGLTPFVDGARLLALANGIEANNTLERLRQLVIKDVIQPLDGAAYEEAYHFIQQTRMQQHQLQTRENLPYSNRVDPDSLNHLDRRILRESLRQAQRLQSSLTLRYQL from the coding sequence ATGAAAAAAACGGACGCCTTTACCCAGGCTGGGAAAACCGCGGTGTTGCAGAACATCCAGGGAACGCTGCAATTCCTTCAGCGTTTTCCCCCGTTCAACCAAATGGAAAACGCTCACCTGGCTTATCTGGTGGAGCAATGCCTGCTGCGTTTTTACGCACCGGGGGACACCATCATCAAACCGGCCGACGGCACGGTGGAACACTTTTATATCGTCAAGCAGGGCCGGGTCGTGGGCGAGCGTCCGCATTCGGCAAAAGGTGGCACCGAAACCACCTTCGAAATCACCACCGGCGAATGCTTCCCCCTTGCCGCGCTGCTGGGCGAGCGGGCCACGCGCACCGAACACCGTGCCGGCGAGGACACCTTCTGCCTGCAGTTGAACAAGCAGGCATTCATCAAGCTATTCGCCCTGTCGAGCCCGTTTCGTGATTTCGCGCTGCGTGGAGTTAGCAGCCTGCTCGACCAGTTCAATCAGCAAGTCCAGCAGAAGTCCGCGCAAACCCTCGGCACCCAATACTCCCTCAACACCCGGCTGGGCGAGCTGGCGATGCGTCATCCGGTGAGTTGCAACCCCGACATGCCCCTGCGCGAAGCCGTGAAACTGATGCACGAACAGCAGGTCGGAAGCATTGTGGTGGTGAACGAGCAAAAAGCGCCGGTAGGGATTTTTACCCTGCGCGACCTGCGGCATGTGGTCGCCGACGGCTCCGGGGATTTTTCCGAAGCCATCGCCGCGCACATGACCCCGACACCCTTCTATCTCTCGCCGGACCACAGCGCCTTCGACGCGGCCATCGCCATGACTGAGCGCCACATTGCCCATGTTTGTCTGGTCAAGGACCATCGCTTGTGCGGCGTGGTGTCCGAGCGCGATCTGTTTTCCCTGCAGCGGGTCGACCTGGTGCATCTGGCACGGACCATCAGCAGCGCCCCGAAAGTCGAGACCCTGGTGGCCCTGCGCGGCGAGATCGGTCAATTGGTCGAGCGCATGCTGGCCCATGGCGCGTCGTCGACTCAGATCACCCAGATCATCACACTGCTCAACGACCACACCGTGTGCCGGGTCATCGAACTGACCCTGGCCGACAAGGGTGACCCGGGCGTGCCGTTCAGTTGGTTGTGTTTCGGCAGTGAAGGCCGGCGCGAGCAGACCCTGCACACCGACCAGGACAACGGCATCCTGTTCGAAGCCCGGGACGCCGCCCATGCGGCGCAGATCCGCGGGCTGCTGCTGCCCATCGCCCAACAGATCAACCAGAGCCTGGCCCTCTGTGGTTTCACCTTGTGCAAGGGCAACATCATGGCCGGCAACCCGGAACTGTGCCTGTCCCGCGCCGAATGGGCCCGACGCTTTGCCGCATTCATTCGTGAAGCGACGCCGGAAAACCTATTGAGCTCGAGTATCTATTTCGACCTGCGGGTGGTCTGGGGCGATGAGCAAGGCTGTGAGCAGTTGCGCCAGCAAGTGCTCGAACAGGTGGCCGATAACCGTTTGTTCCAGCGCATGATGGCCGAGAACGCGCTGCGTCATCGTCCACCGGTGGGACGCTTCAGGGATTTCGTGCTCAGCCGCAAGAACGGCGAAAAAGCCACCTTGGACCTGAAAGTGCAAGGCCTGACGCCTTTTGTCGACGGCGCTCGCCTGCTGGCCCTGGCCAATGGCATCGAAGCCAACAATACCCTGGAGCGCTTGCGGCAACTGGTCATCAAGGACGTGATCCAACCGCTCGATGGCGCGGCCTATGAAGAGGCCTACCACTTCATCCAGCAAACCCGCATGCAACAACATCAACTGCAGACCCGCGAAAACCTGCCCTACTCCAACCGGGTCGACCCCGACAGCCTTAATCATCTGGACCGGCGCATTCTGCGCGAATCCCTGCGCCAAGCCCAACGGCTGCAAAGCAGCCTGACGCTGAGGTACCAGTTGTGA
- a CDS encoding RNA polymerase sigma factor, which produces MSSAPSPHSDLVGALYRDHRRWLLAWLRRNVACPQRAEDLSQDTFVRLLGREELTAPREPRAFLVAIAKGLLFDYFRRAALEQAYLTELMLIPENEQPSLEEQQLIVEDLKAIDRLLGKLSSKARAAFLYNRLDGLSHAEIAERLGVSVPRVRQYLAQGMRQCYIALYGEPT; this is translated from the coding sequence GTGTCGTCAGCCCCAAGCCCCCACAGTGATCTGGTTGGTGCGTTGTACCGTGACCATCGCCGGTGGCTATTGGCATGGCTGCGCCGCAACGTGGCCTGCCCGCAACGGGCCGAAGATCTGAGCCAGGACACCTTCGTGCGCCTGCTGGGCCGGGAGGAACTGACAGCGCCCCGAGAGCCCAGGGCGTTTCTGGTGGCGATCGCCAAGGGACTGCTGTTCGATTATTTCCGTCGGGCGGCGCTGGAGCAGGCCTACCTCACCGAGCTGATGCTGATCCCGGAAAACGAACAGCCGTCGTTGGAAGAGCAGCAACTGATCGTCGAAGACCTCAAGGCTATCGATCGGCTGCTTGGCAAATTGTCGAGCAAGGCCCGCGCCGCCTTCCTCTACAACCGTCTCGACGGCCTCAGCCATGCAGAAATCGCCGAGCGCCTGGGGGTTTCCGTGCCCCGGGTGCGGCAGTACCTGGCCCAGGGCATGCGCCAGTGCTACATCGCGCTTTATGGTGAGCCGACATGA
- a CDS encoding glutathione S-transferase: MSAPSMTLFHNPASPFVRKVLVLLHETGQQDRVALQLSQLTPVRPDQALIDDNPLSKIPALRLANGNVLHDSRVILDYLDHQHVGNPLIPRDGAARWRRLTLASLADGIMDAAVMIRYETALRPVEKHWAEWLDAQRDKIRRALGMLEAEAIAELACHFDIASISVACALGYLDLRHPDLEWRKANPQLAAWFAEVSLRPSMVETVPRI, translated from the coding sequence ATGTCGGCCCCCAGCATGACGTTGTTCCACAACCCCGCTTCGCCTTTCGTGCGCAAGGTCCTGGTGCTGCTGCACGAAACCGGCCAGCAAGACCGCGTGGCGTTGCAGCTCAGCCAGCTCACGCCGGTCAGGCCAGACCAGGCACTCATTGATGACAACCCCCTGAGCAAGATCCCGGCCTTGCGCCTGGCCAATGGCAATGTGCTCCACGACAGTCGCGTCATTCTTGATTACCTCGACCACCAGCACGTCGGCAATCCGCTGATTCCCCGCGACGGCGCAGCCCGGTGGCGACGCCTGACCCTGGCGTCCCTGGCTGACGGAATCATGGACGCCGCGGTGATGATTCGCTACGAAACCGCCCTGCGACCCGTCGAAAAACACTGGGCCGAGTGGCTCGATGCGCAACGGGACAAGATCCGCCGCGCCCTGGGCATGCTCGAAGCCGAGGCGATAGCCGAACTGGCCTGCCATTTCGACATTGCGTCCATCAGCGTGGCCTGCGCCCTGGGTTACCTGGACCTGCGCCATCCCGATCTGGAATGGCGCAAGGCCAATCCACAATTGGCAGCGTGGTTTGCCGAAGTGAGCTTGCGGCCTTCGATGGTCGAGACAGTGCCTAGAATCTAG